The following are encoded together in the Microterricola viridarii genome:
- a CDS encoding PKD domain-containing protein, with translation MTVFPAGSPADASTCTELDYALGGCPDVDAGLTPDGVDLIGQGENVSGGGAGGDGFESVGGGTDAQTPPVLGAEETPANDNGQPPECRDAPDVCDPELVVTWSDIASFRASAPTLAMEPAGWAVRGLPTNFVAAASVEVIAGRLLNFPAEVRFTPAGYAWDYGDGSTRYSASGGASWSATGVAEFAETSTSHVYTTRGDFAATVAVELAAEYRFGGGAWHSIAGSIRVAGAASPVAVKSATTVLVAGNCLEQPEGPGC, from the coding sequence ATGACTGTCTTCCCCGCTGGATCACCCGCTGATGCCTCAACATGCACGGAACTTGACTACGCGCTGGGAGGCTGCCCCGACGTTGACGCCGGCCTCACTCCCGACGGCGTGGACCTCATCGGGCAGGGCGAGAACGTGTCAGGCGGGGGAGCCGGAGGCGACGGCTTCGAGAGCGTTGGGGGCGGCACGGACGCCCAGACCCCGCCTGTGCTGGGCGCCGAGGAGACGCCGGCCAACGACAACGGTCAGCCGCCGGAGTGCCGGGATGCACCGGATGTCTGCGATCCAGAGCTCGTGGTGACCTGGAGCGACATCGCCTCGTTCCGGGCCTCCGCACCGACGCTCGCGATGGAGCCGGCCGGGTGGGCGGTGCGCGGGCTGCCGACGAACTTCGTGGCGGCGGCATCCGTCGAGGTCATCGCCGGGCGCCTGCTGAACTTCCCGGCCGAGGTGCGCTTCACTCCCGCCGGCTACGCCTGGGACTACGGCGACGGGAGCACGCGGTACAGCGCCTCCGGGGGCGCGAGCTGGAGTGCAACCGGGGTGGCGGAGTTCGCGGAGACGAGCACCAGCCACGTCTACACGACGCGCGGTGACTTCGCCGCGACGGTCGCCGTCGAGCTCGCGGCCGAGTACCGGTTCGGTGGGGGAGCATGGCACTCGATTGCGGGCAGCATCCGCGTCGCGGGGGCCGCCTCGCCGGTGGCCGTGAAGTCGGCAACGACAGTGCTGGTAGCCGGCAACTGCCTCGAGCAGCCGGAGGGGCCCGGCTGCTGA